Proteins co-encoded in one uncultured Draconibacterium sp. genomic window:
- a CDS encoding alpha-L-fucosidase, protein MNRLLLLLALFVLLFVSCDSKKEQKTRKNVELSAHDQKMEWWREARFGMFIHWGLYAEPAGEWKGKRIPGISEWIMANAKIPVKEYEKLAESFNPEKYDAEEWVKLAKYAGMKYIVITSKHHDGFALFHSKASKYNIVDATPFDRDPLKELADVCEREGIRLGFYYSQAQDWHEPGGTYWNIEEGEPHWDPDLKREPLMNYINGKAVLQVKEILENYGGLDILWWDTPRGMTEEAANALKAVTDDYPNLITNNRLYRPWPGDFQTPEQHVPPTGLDYDWEVCMTMNTSWGYKWYDENWKSTEELIKMLVDIASKGGNLLLNVGPTATGEFPKASVERLKEMGHWMQQNGESIYGTSASPFYKLPWGRCTTKKEGGVTKLYLHVFDWPKDGLLSVPGLEANVRDVYLLSNPQHHFAWKFEEGDLHVHAPSVIFNEINTVVVVKIRGDITVTSNKPRLKEGSILLPADFADIYNPGYGEHAVLKGRGSKSLIANWIDAVRDLNGYLMQHRATTVWKPWSGVLKKED, encoded by the coding sequence ATGAATCGCTTATTATTACTACTTGCCTTGTTTGTTCTGCTATTTGTTTCGTGCGATTCGAAGAAAGAGCAGAAAACCAGAAAGAATGTTGAACTATCGGCGCACGACCAGAAAATGGAGTGGTGGCGCGAAGCCCGCTTTGGAATGTTTATTCACTGGGGTTTGTATGCCGAGCCGGCAGGAGAATGGAAAGGTAAGCGTATTCCGGGTATCAGCGAGTGGATTATGGCCAATGCGAAAATTCCGGTAAAGGAATACGAAAAACTGGCTGAATCGTTTAATCCTGAAAAATACGATGCTGAAGAATGGGTAAAACTGGCTAAATATGCCGGAATGAAATACATTGTAATAACCTCGAAACACCACGATGGATTTGCACTATTTCATTCAAAAGCCAGCAAATATAATATTGTTGATGCTACTCCTTTTGACCGCGATCCGTTAAAAGAGCTGGCCGATGTTTGTGAAAGAGAGGGCATACGATTGGGGTTTTACTACTCGCAGGCACAAGACTGGCACGAGCCGGGCGGAACTTACTGGAATATTGAAGAGGGCGAACCGCATTGGGACCCTGATTTGAAACGCGAACCATTGATGAATTACATCAACGGAAAAGCGGTGCTGCAGGTGAAAGAAATTCTGGAAAATTACGGAGGACTGGATATTCTTTGGTGGGACACGCCACGAGGAATGACCGAAGAAGCAGCCAACGCTTTAAAAGCAGTCACAGATGATTATCCGAACTTGATAACCAATAACCGTTTGTATCGGCCGTGGCCGGGCGATTTTCAAACACCTGAGCAGCATGTGCCACCAACAGGGCTTGATTACGATTGGGAGGTGTGTATGACCATGAACACCAGCTGGGGCTATAAATGGTACGACGAAAACTGGAAATCGACAGAAGAGCTGATAAAAATGTTAGTTGATATTGCCAGTAAAGGCGGAAATCTGTTGCTGAATGTTGGACCAACTGCAACCGGAGAGTTTCCGAAAGCCAGTGTTGAGCGGTTAAAAGAGATGGGGCACTGGATGCAGCAAAATGGCGAATCGATATACGGTACCAGTGCCAGTCCGTTTTATAAATTGCCCTGGGGGCGTTGCACCACAAAAAAGGAGGGTGGCGTAACCAAACTCTACCTGCATGTTTTCGACTGGCCAAAAGATGGTCTGCTCAGCGTTCCGGGGCTGGAAGCGAATGTACGCGATGTTTACCTGTTGTCGAATCCGCAGCACCATTTTGCCTGGAAATTTGAAGAGGGCGATTTACATGTTCATGCGCCGTCGGTAATATTTAATGAGATTAATACGGTGGTGGTTGTGAAAATACGTGGCGATATTACAGTAACAAGTAATAAACCACGCTTAAAAGAAGGTAGTATTTTGTTACCTGCTGATTTTGCGGACATTTATAATCCCGGTTATGGCGAACATGCCGTATTAAAAGGCCGCGGATCAAAATCGTTAATTGCCAACTGGATAGATGCCGTACGCGACTTGAATGGATATTTGATGCAGCACCGGGCAACTACCGTGTGGAAGCCTTGGTCTGGAGTGCTGAAAAAGGAGGATTGA
- a CDS encoding prenyltransferase/squalene oxidase repeat-containing protein — protein MSKPKKIAIYKKLVRRLSLGFETLSPEIQHEIIDFIKSQQHSSGGFCDRAGNPDPYYSLFGCWLSLATEQKEEIEQLKAYISKQPETSSTVEELALNLMKAELFHQQKNESLFSLLKKVFSGHNFMDVSYRFFLLALTIDATAKSRFLFNLMARIWLPFYKVKENSPCSLVSALCFARFDLELSYKKYQKLLLKFHHKEAGFRTFETTPFSDTLSTGVALFSLAETNYDLRLITPDCLDFIQMNYLSGAFLSGDGDETHDLEYTFYGLLALGSLVRE, from the coding sequence ATGAGTAAACCAAAGAAAATCGCGATCTATAAAAAACTGGTTCGGCGACTTTCTTTAGGATTTGAAACTTTATCGCCCGAAATACAACACGAAATCATTGATTTTATAAAAAGCCAGCAACATAGCTCGGGTGGCTTTTGCGACCGTGCCGGAAATCCCGATCCTTACTACTCGCTTTTTGGCTGCTGGCTAAGTTTAGCTACAGAACAAAAAGAAGAAATTGAGCAATTAAAAGCCTACATTTCGAAACAACCTGAAACATCAAGTACCGTTGAAGAACTTGCGCTAAATCTAATGAAAGCGGAGCTGTTTCATCAGCAGAAAAACGAATCGCTGTTTTCGTTGCTAAAAAAAGTTTTTTCGGGGCACAATTTTATGGATGTTTCGTATCGCTTTTTTTTGCTGGCATTAACCATTGATGCGACAGCCAAAAGCCGCTTTCTTTTTAACCTGATGGCGCGTATTTGGTTGCCCTTTTACAAAGTGAAAGAAAACTCTCCTTGCAGTCTGGTTTCGGCACTTTGTTTTGCCCGATTTGATCTTGAATTAAGCTACAAAAAATACCAAAAATTATTATTGAAATTTCATCATAAAGAAGCAGGGTTCAGAACTTTTGAAACCACACCGTTCAGCGATACTTTATCAACAGGAGTGGCACTTTTCTCTTTGGCTGAAACCAATTATGATCTGCGGTTGATCACTCCCGATTGTCTTGATTTTATTCAAATGAATTATCTTTCAGGAGCTTTTCTTTCCGGCGACGGCGACGAAACCCACGACTTGGAATATACGTTTTATGGGTTGCTGGCGCTGGGAAGCCTTGTACGAGAATAA
- a CDS encoding prenyltransferase/squalene oxidase repeat-containing protein, translating into MKDKLEIRFKELSDILLGELNEDGFWSGELSSSALGVAVAVAALHFHDASLHQQEIKKGLKWLSLNQNSDGGYGDTPESPANISTSLLSYAALNLYIENNPEVKATQQKLADYLKTQNVNVLSAQVAKVILDHYQKDYTFSVPILTLCALCGIPGEDGFKHIPQLPFELALLPRRFYRLLNLSVVSYAIPALIAVGIVVFRKKKSNGLTRAIRTKAEKKALKILERTLPDSGGFLEAIPLTAFVALSLINAGLKNSMVVDKGIAFLKRTQREDGSWPIDIDLSTWVTTLSVKALGERKNEVLSEIQQKHIVNHLLSVQNKTIHPFNGTSPGGWGWTNYSGSVPDCDDTPGAILALLDLAPHHTIREEILVGGEWLLQLQNNDGGFPTFSRGWGKLPFDQSCADLTGHCVLALAKLLDSYRAELTSKQKKQYKSAINKAVDYLEKHQKENGSWLPLWFGNQHTPNHKNPVYGTARVLTYFQKAKRLLKDELVLVAKIKKMIAKGNNFLLKVQNENGSWGGDYGIAGTIEETALAVAALNSTKSKTEIKKGLAWLDIYYKKNGLKKAPIGLYFASLWYDEKLYPLTAYLKAVKGYTSKI; encoded by the coding sequence ATGAAGGATAAGTTAGAAATACGGTTTAAAGAACTGAGCGACATCTTGCTTGGCGAGCTTAACGAGGATGGCTTTTGGTCAGGAGAATTATCGTCAAGTGCACTCGGAGTTGCCGTTGCTGTTGCTGCTCTTCATTTCCACGATGCCAGTCTTCATCAACAAGAAATTAAAAAGGGATTGAAATGGCTTTCGTTAAACCAGAATTCTGATGGAGGTTATGGTGACACTCCCGAAAGTCCTGCTAATATTTCGACTTCGTTACTTTCTTACGCTGCATTAAATTTATACATAGAAAACAATCCTGAAGTAAAAGCAACACAGCAAAAACTGGCTGACTACCTGAAAACGCAAAATGTTAATGTTCTCTCTGCACAGGTAGCAAAAGTTATTCTCGATCACTACCAAAAAGATTATACATTCTCGGTGCCCATTTTAACGTTGTGTGCACTTTGTGGAATTCCCGGCGAAGATGGCTTTAAACATATTCCGCAGTTGCCTTTCGAACTCGCTTTGTTACCACGCCGGTTTTATCGCTTGCTGAATCTGAGTGTGGTGAGTTATGCAATTCCGGCATTGATTGCCGTTGGAATTGTGGTATTCCGCAAGAAAAAATCCAACGGATTAACACGAGCCATCAGGACAAAAGCCGAAAAGAAAGCACTTAAAATTCTGGAACGAACGCTACCTGACAGCGGTGGTTTTCTGGAAGCTATTCCTTTAACCGCCTTTGTTGCATTAAGCTTGATAAATGCAGGATTGAAAAACTCGATGGTTGTAGACAAAGGAATTGCCTTTTTAAAGCGTACACAACGCGAAGACGGCAGCTGGCCCATAGATATCGACCTGTCAACATGGGTAACTACTCTCAGTGTAAAAGCTTTGGGTGAACGAAAAAACGAAGTGCTTTCAGAAATCCAACAAAAGCATATTGTCAACCACCTGCTTTCGGTACAGAATAAAACTATACATCCGTTTAACGGAACTTCGCCGGGCGGATGGGGCTGGACAAATTACTCAGGATCGGTACCCGACTGCGACGATACACCCGGAGCAATTCTGGCACTTTTAGATCTGGCACCACACCATACAATCAGGGAGGAAATTCTAGTTGGTGGCGAATGGCTCCTTCAACTTCAGAATAACGATGGAGGCTTCCCAACATTTTCACGTGGCTGGGGAAAGTTACCTTTCGACCAAAGCTGTGCCGATTTAACCGGACACTGTGTTTTAGCACTTGCCAAGCTTTTGGATTCATACAGGGCTGAGCTAACTTCAAAACAGAAAAAGCAGTATAAATCAGCCATAAATAAAGCTGTCGATTATCTGGAAAAACACCAAAAAGAAAATGGTTCGTGGCTGCCGCTTTGGTTTGGAAACCAGCACACACCAAACCATAAAAATCCGGTGTATGGAACCGCCCGCGTACTCACCTATTTTCAAAAAGCAAAACGGTTATTGAAAGATGAGCTGGTATTGGTCGCAAAAATTAAAAAGATGATTGCTAAAGGAAATAACTTCCTGCTAAAAGTTCAGAATGAAAATGGCAGCTGGGGAGGTGACTATGGAATTGCAGGAACGATTGAAGAAACAGCACTTGCTGTTGCGGCTTTGAACAGCACAAAATCAAAAACTGAGATCAAAAAGGGACTAGCATGGCTCGACATTTATTACAAAAAAAACGGGCTTAAAAAAGCCCCTATCGGATTGTATTTTGCATCGTTGTGGTACGATGAAAAGTTATATCCTTTAACCGCATACCTTAAAGCAGTTAAAGGATATACTTCTAAAATTTAG
- a CDS encoding dipeptidase, with amino-acid sequence MEYINKYVEENKDRFLEELFGLIRIPSISSIADHKPDMYKAAEYWKKTLLEAGADKAEVFETAGNPVTYGEKIIDPALPTVLVYGHMDVMPVDPIDLWDTPPFEPQVRDGKIYARGADDDKGQGMMHAKAFELMVKTNTLPCNVKFMIEGEEEIGSPNLGLWCEQNKEMLKADIILVSDTSMLAADIPSITTGLRGLAYWEVEVTGPNRDLHSGIFGGAVANPINVLCSMIDQMVDADGKITIPGFYDTVQEVSAEERALLAKAPFNEDAYKKAIGVDELKGEKGFTPSEHTGIRPSFDVCGIWGGYTGEGAKTVLPSKAFAKISSRLVPDQDHEKIAILFKKHFESIAPKSVKVEVTSLHGGPAYVCPIDIPAYQAAEKAYTDTFGKRPVPVRSGGSIPIISTFEKVLGIKSVLMGFGLESDAIHSPNENYPLEQFYKGIKTIPLFYKYFAEMSK; translated from the coding sequence ATGGAGTACATTAATAAATATGTAGAGGAAAACAAAGACCGGTTTTTGGAGGAATTATTTGGGTTGATTCGCATTCCGTCGATAAGTTCGATAGCCGACCACAAACCAGATATGTATAAAGCTGCCGAATACTGGAAAAAGACATTGCTGGAAGCGGGTGCTGACAAAGCCGAAGTTTTTGAAACCGCCGGTAATCCGGTTACTTATGGCGAAAAGATCATCGATCCCGCACTGCCAACCGTATTGGTTTACGGCCACATGGATGTAATGCCGGTTGATCCCATTGATTTATGGGACACACCACCGTTTGAACCACAAGTGCGCGACGGAAAAATATACGCCCGTGGTGCCGACGATGATAAAGGACAGGGAATGATGCACGCTAAAGCTTTCGAGCTGATGGTAAAAACCAACACCCTGCCCTGCAACGTAAAATTTATGATTGAAGGCGAAGAGGAAATAGGATCGCCAAACCTCGGACTTTGGTGTGAACAAAACAAAGAAATGCTAAAAGCCGATATTATCCTGGTTTCCGATACTTCGATGCTGGCTGCTGATATTCCATCGATTACAACAGGATTACGTGGACTAGCGTATTGGGAGGTGGAAGTTACCGGCCCTAACCGCGATTTACATTCAGGTATTTTTGGTGGTGCTGTTGCCAACCCAATCAATGTTCTTTGTTCAATGATCGACCAAATGGTTGATGCAGATGGCAAAATCACCATTCCCGGATTTTACGACACCGTACAGGAAGTTTCGGCCGAAGAACGTGCCTTGCTGGCTAAAGCTCCGTTTAATGAGGATGCCTACAAAAAAGCCATTGGCGTTGACGAGCTAAAAGGCGAAAAAGGATTTACGCCAAGCGAGCACACCGGAATACGCCCGTCGTTTGATGTGTGCGGTATTTGGGGAGGTTACACCGGCGAAGGAGCAAAAACGGTATTACCATCAAAAGCATTTGCAAAAATCTCTTCGCGTTTGGTTCCCGATCAGGATCACGAAAAAATAGCCATACTTTTTAAAAAACACTTCGAGAGTATTGCTCCAAAATCGGTAAAAGTTGAGGTTACCTCGTTACACGGTGGCCCGGCTTATGTTTGCCCGATTGATATTCCTGCCTACCAGGCTGCTGAAAAAGCGTATACCGATACTTTTGGCAAACGTCCGGTACCGGTTCGTTCGGGTGGAAGTATTCCTATTATATCAACTTTTGAAAAGGTGCTTGGTATTAAATCGGTATTGATGGGCTTTGGTCTGGAGTCGGATGCCATCCACTCGCCCAACGAAAACTATCCACTGGAACAGTTTTACAAAGGCATAAAAACCATTCCGCTGTTCTATAAATATTTTGCGGAAATGAGTAAATAA
- a CDS encoding polyprenyl synthetase family protein has product MVRQNPFAKRAGCTVLPKNGHFLALGPTVNMKETNGILKVPEESSVRNKMRKAAAAMIESIGLSPPVNILKLEELAADLVHEQEISAEFIPFAMVLLGNESWRKTVKATPMNRRLLLLPQCLNNKEKCEGLFDELGLNCAGCKACPIDDLLIEAESKGYANLVAEGTTVAVGLVEEGSIDAVIGVSCMPVLQRSFEPVSNAAVPVIGIPLLFDGCEETRADIKWILDEMRSYEADDEHQPISVSLLKNRIEEFFIKENIEKYIQGHDKTEQIAQEYLIVDGQRIRPLLTALSFLAYSNTNSNELLQPLTLIIECFHKASLIHDDIEDNANQRYNTLTAHEKYGVPQAINAGDFLIGKGYELLSELDISNAIMKKCLRFIARSHIQLTRGQGVDILFNDGKIQLLPDEMIGVFKNKTSEAIKVALLLGAIVGGANKQEQETLEQFADFMGIAYQIRDDLNEYTEQHSAEKTGDYPFLLALLNKHFADQAKETPTNLFEQAAEFRKLIDETALLEVAQGYLQKYIDNCYAELDKLENSKLRLSLYAVMGKIFKSETTNE; this is encoded by the coding sequence ATGGTTCGGCAAAACCCGTTCGCGAAAAGAGCTGGTTGTACCGTTTTGCCAAAAAACGGGCATTTTTTGGCTTTGGGGCCTACGGTTAATATGAAGGAAACAAACGGCATACTAAAAGTTCCTGAGGAATCGTCCGTACGCAACAAAATGCGTAAGGCCGCTGCTGCTATGATTGAAAGTATCGGTCTAAGTCCTCCTGTAAACATTCTGAAACTGGAAGAACTGGCCGCTGATTTGGTGCACGAACAAGAAATCTCTGCTGAATTTATTCCTTTTGCAATGGTTTTGCTGGGCAACGAATCGTGGCGCAAAACGGTAAAAGCCACACCCATGAATCGCCGGCTTTTGTTGCTCCCTCAATGTTTGAATAACAAAGAAAAATGCGAGGGCCTATTCGATGAACTGGGGCTAAACTGTGCAGGATGTAAGGCCTGCCCAATCGACGATCTGTTAATTGAGGCCGAATCAAAAGGATATGCCAACCTGGTGGCAGAAGGAACCACAGTTGCGGTTGGATTGGTGGAAGAAGGATCGATTGATGCCGTAATTGGCGTGAGTTGTATGCCGGTGTTACAACGCTCGTTCGAACCGGTTTCAAATGCGGCAGTGCCGGTAATTGGCATCCCGTTGCTTTTTGATGGCTGTGAAGAAACCCGCGCCGATATTAAATGGATTCTGGATGAAATGCGTTCGTATGAAGCAGATGATGAACACCAGCCCATTTCGGTGTCATTATTAAAAAACCGGATCGAAGAATTTTTCATCAAAGAAAACATCGAAAAATACATTCAGGGTCACGATAAAACCGAACAAATTGCACAGGAATATTTGATTGTTGATGGTCAACGGATACGACCACTTCTTACAGCGTTAAGTTTCCTTGCCTATTCAAATACCAATAGCAATGAGCTTCTCCAGCCTTTAACGCTTATTATTGAGTGTTTTCATAAGGCATCACTAATTCACGACGATATAGAAGACAATGCTAACCAGCGTTACAACACGCTTACTGCGCATGAAAAATACGGCGTGCCTCAGGCCATTAACGCCGGAGATTTTCTGATTGGAAAAGGTTACGAGTTGTTGAGTGAACTGGATATTTCGAATGCAATCATGAAAAAATGTCTGCGTTTTATTGCACGCTCACACATTCAATTAACACGCGGACAAGGCGTCGACATTCTTTTTAACGACGGCAAAATACAACTGTTGCCCGATGAAATGATCGGGGTTTTTAAAAATAAAACCAGTGAAGCCATTAAAGTGGCCTTATTGCTGGGAGCAATTGTTGGCGGAGCAAACAAACAAGAACAGGAAACATTGGAGCAGTTTGCCGATTTTATGGGAATTGCCTACCAAATTCGCGACGACCTGAATGAATATACCGAACAACACTCCGCTGAAAAAACCGGCGATTATCCCTTCCTGCTGGCTTTACTGAACAAACATTTTGCAGATCAGGCAAAAGAAACACCAACAAATTTGTTCGAACAGGCTGCTGAATTCAGAAAACTGATTGATGAAACCGCACTACTGGAAGTTGCGCAAGGATACTTACAGAAATACATTGACAACTGCTACGCAGAACTCGACAAACTGGAAAATTCCAAACTTCGTCTGAGCCTCTATGCAGTAATGGGGAAAATCTTTAAATCAGAAACTACCAATGAGTAA
- a CDS encoding 4Fe-4S binding protein, with translation MTNKTCLIFCNCGAGIISDDKKEELSEAFKPLGVDIYELHDLCAFSLNEKDFLHKIDNDYDKTLIAACYPRAIKNMFEQNEIRLSDFEVFNFREADTEQITAELSAKIDGKQDQTFYEIKKTDLKVPAWYPIIDKERCTLCGQCARFCVFGVYSYNKKSLEVVNPLSCKNNCPACGRTCPASAIIFPRLPENSALSGAEPTSDKKPSGNEQKGNLFVMLNERNNARRNIFRQGAFQQAEEEKKRALEELKNSLKNPKSDV, from the coding sequence ATGACAAACAAAACTTGCCTGATTTTTTGTAACTGTGGTGCGGGCATCATTTCCGACGACAAAAAGGAAGAGCTTTCTGAAGCTTTTAAACCGCTCGGAGTTGATATATACGAGCTACACGACCTGTGTGCTTTTTCGCTGAATGAGAAGGACTTCCTGCACAAAATCGATAACGATTACGATAAAACACTAATCGCTGCCTGTTACCCACGGGCCATTAAAAATATGTTCGAACAGAACGAGATACGACTTAGCGATTTCGAGGTATTTAATTTCAGAGAAGCAGACACCGAACAGATTACAGCTGAGTTATCAGCTAAAATAGACGGGAAACAAGACCAAACTTTTTACGAAATAAAAAAGACCGACCTGAAAGTTCCGGCATGGTACCCTATCATCGATAAAGAACGTTGCACCCTTTGTGGACAATGTGCACGATTCTGCGTTTTTGGGGTTTATTCGTACAACAAAAAAAGTCTTGAGGTTGTTAATCCGTTGTCGTGTAAAAACAACTGTCCGGCATGCGGACGCACCTGCCCCGCCTCAGCAATCATCTTTCCGCGATTACCAGAAAATTCGGCCTTATCAGGTGCAGAACCAACCAGTGATAAAAAGCCATCGGGCAACGAGCAAAAAGGAAATTTGTTTGTTATGCTGAACGAGCGCAACAATGCTCGCAGAAACATTTTCAGGCAAGGCGCTTTTCAACAAGCCGAAGAAGAGAAAAAAAGAGCCCTGGAGGAATTGAAGAACAGCTTAAAGAATCCCAAAAGCGATGTTTAA
- a CDS encoding radical SAM protein — MFKQLLKTDKKCLYKFTYNMGIKGARGIQRFQKRLKKGDFFPAFHFISVTDDCNLNCQGCWVTHKKQNAHMSLEMLDSIITQSIAKGSYFFGILGGEPLLYKPLFDVFEKHSDCYFQLFTNGTLLTKDIAERLRKLANVSPLISFEGDNEVADVRRGGKNVYKKTQSAIDHSTDAGLITGVAMSVCKSNIDLAFSDDFIQSLIDRGVLYLWYYIYRPAGQDATVDLCLSEEQIEQLRQFMVNARQKYNIAIIDAYWDENGKGLCPAASGLSHHINASGDIEPCPVIQFATNNVADGDLESIYRNSTFLSEFKTEIPKLTTGCILMDDPQWLVNYIKQHSAKDTSGRDNEVERLNQMKKVSSHGSAKPVREKSWLYRFAKKRAFFGFGAYG, encoded by the coding sequence ATGTTTAAACAATTACTGAAAACAGATAAAAAATGCCTGTATAAGTTTACATACAACATGGGTATAAAAGGTGCCCGTGGTATTCAGCGTTTTCAAAAACGTTTGAAAAAAGGCGACTTCTTTCCTGCATTTCATTTTATTTCGGTTACCGACGACTGCAACCTAAATTGCCAGGGCTGCTGGGTAACCCATAAAAAACAGAACGCACACATGTCGCTCGAAATGTTGGATTCCATCATTACGCAGTCGATAGCAAAAGGATCTTATTTCTTTGGAATACTGGGCGGCGAACCACTGCTATACAAACCACTTTTCGATGTTTTCGAAAAACATTCCGACTGCTATTTTCAGCTGTTTACCAACGGCACCTTATTAACAAAAGATATTGCTGAACGTTTGCGAAAACTGGCCAACGTTTCGCCGCTAATCAGTTTTGAAGGCGACAATGAAGTTGCCGATGTGCGCCGTGGAGGAAAAAATGTTTACAAAAAAACGCAATCCGCCATCGATCATTCAACCGACGCAGGATTGATAACAGGTGTGGCGATGAGTGTTTGTAAATCGAATATCGATCTGGCCTTCTCTGATGATTTTATTCAATCGCTGATCGACCGTGGAGTACTTTATTTGTGGTACTATATTTATCGGCCAGCGGGACAAGACGCAACAGTAGACCTCTGCCTTTCGGAAGAACAGATTGAGCAACTTCGTCAGTTTATGGTGAATGCGCGTCAGAAATATAACATTGCCATTATTGATGCCTACTGGGATGAGAATGGTAAGGGTTTGTGTCCGGCGGCATCGGGCTTAAGTCACCACATTAATGCATCGGGCGATATTGAACCTTGTCCGGTAATTCAGTTTGCCACCAACAATGTGGCCGATGGCGACCTGGAAAGTATTTACCGCAATTCAACTTTCCTGTCCGAATTTAAAACAGAAATACCAAAACTTACCACGGGCTGCATCCTTATGGACGATCCGCAGTGGTTGGTTAATTATATAAAACAACACTCCGCAAAAGATACATCGGGCCGGGATAACGAAGTTGAACGGCTGAACCAAATGAAAAAAGTTTCCAGTCATGGTTCGGCAAAACCCGTTCGCGAAAAGAGCTGGTTGTACCGTTTTGCCAAAAAACGGGCATTTTTTGGCTTTGGGGCCTACGGTTAA
- a CDS encoding deoxynucleoside kinase — protein sequence MQFLVIEGNIGAGKSTLSRMIAEDYNAKLVMEQFADNPFLPKFYKDKERYSFPLELSFLADRYTQIKNEVLNLDLFHSFMVADYYFAKTAIFAENTLKKDEYHLFRQIFNIIFESMPKPDLYVYLHSDVDRLMKNIKMRGRDYEQNMDPDYLEIIGDGYFNFFKQISTFPILIIDINGIDFVKNPDHYQQLKSAIFDHEYKLGINRLIL from the coding sequence ATGCAATTTCTGGTTATTGAGGGAAATATAGGGGCTGGCAAATCAACACTTTCGCGAATGATTGCCGAAGATTACAACGCCAAACTGGTGATGGAACAATTTGCCGATAATCCCTTTTTACCCAAGTTTTACAAAGACAAAGAACGTTATTCATTTCCGCTGGAACTTTCGTTCCTGGCCGACCGCTATACGCAAATCAAAAACGAAGTGCTCAACCTCGATCTTTTTCACTCGTTTATGGTGGCCGACTACTATTTTGCCAAAACAGCCATTTTTGCCGAAAACACCCTTAAAAAAGACGAGTATCACCTGTTCCGGCAGATCTTCAACATTATTTTTGAATCGATGCCCAAACCCGATTTGTATGTTTACCTCCATTCAGATGTCGACCGACTGATGAAAAATATTAAAATGCGCGGACGCGATTATGAACAAAATATGGATCCTGATTACCTGGAAATAATCGGCGATGGATACTTTAACTTTTTTAAACAAATTTCCACCTTCCCGATCCTGATTATTGACATTAACGGCATCGATTTTGTGAAGAATCCCGACCATTATCAACAGTTGAAATCGGCCATTTTTGATCATGAATATAAATTAGGAATAAACCGTCTTATATTGTGA